A section of the Plasmodium malariae genome assembly, contig: PmUG01_00_22, whole genome shotgun sequence genome encodes:
- the PmUG01_00043200 gene encoding PIR protein → MTSGVPGENETSVTLFLKYKKVFEDVISDILNNKRGGIGENPGRKCAKMNNYPDFTTPCQQVGRYLIEIKENYKHDSLKRCKYLNYLINADNRYNNSSWFQGYRDFSSQTENICTDEIKTIPKESLDKLKKLYGYYDNFSIFNGKDNDSDGNICKCVKECYNIYNDNYKKCQKNSNDPLCEELINFKYAYDDKMDKLSPCIGLPKTLPQIEQTSTIILPTTKKDDVFVPILTTAIVLLMSFTIFFLYKFTPLKSWIYKRLLKKKIIELNKFQEESRESLQNLHEVVNRNYEGSFHNISYQPQGHT, encoded by the exons atgacaTCCGGAGTTCCAGGAGAAAAT gAAACTTCCGTgacattatttcttaaatataaaaaggtaTTTGAAGATGTTATATCAGATATTCTTAACAATAAACGGGGGGGAATTGGTGAAAATCCTGGAAGGAAATGTgctaaaatgaataattatcCTGATTTTACTACACCATGCCAACAGGTTGGTAGatatttaattgaaataaaggaaaacTATAAACATGATAGCCTCAAACGTTGTAAATACTTAAATTACCTAATCAATGCAGATAACAGATACAATAATTCAAGTTGGTTTCAGGGATATAGAGATTTTTCGTCCCAAACagaaaatatatgcacaGACGAAATAAAAACTATTCCAAAGGAATCTTTAGATAAACTTAAAAAACTATATGGCTATTATGATAATTTCAGCATATTTAATGGTAAAGACAATGACTCCGATggtaatatttgtaaatgtGTTAAAGAAtgttataacatttataacgataattacaaaaaatgtcAAAAAAATAGCAATGACCCTCTTTGTGAGGAGTTAATCAATTTTAAGTATGCATATGATGATAAAATGGATAAATTATCTCCATGCATTGGTTTACCAAAAACATTACCACAAATAGAACAAACTTCAACAATAATATTACCAACTACAAAAAAAGATGACGTATTTGTTCCCATTTTAACAACAGCTATCGTATTACTAATGTCTTtcactatattttttttatataag TTTACTCCACTGAAATCTTGGATATATAAAcgtttactaaaaaaaaaaattattgaactTAACAAATTTCAAGAAGAATCGAGAGAATCCTTACAAAACCTTCATGAAGTAGTAAATAGAAATTATGAAGGaagttttcataatatatccTATCAACCTCAAGGACACACCTGA
- the PmUG01_00043300 gene encoding fam-m protein: MEHKIKSTMFIKISVLIILNLIYHFNMDERVFNRSMDERYELDRRLDTKNYRILAKCIENNDSYTLGLKKDLPKNAEYEKKDISKNEKLDEKTNKQLNRSLLNKAQYYTEVTDYNKGMFDGKHFHFEKKWVKKKDYDHYLERNRRICDISLKKIKFRKYGIGISMLLIFLLLGIGIPVLPKLESLKNAWDSIIEGTTWNTFKQFIDSLIKGKEYYIFIALFSVLMIMLSIMIIISTYKILRNNEKYNKIKLINE, from the exons atggaacataaaattaagtCAACCATgttcattaaaatttctgTATTAATCATCTTAAATTtgatatatcattttaacaTGGATGAG AGAGTATTTAATAGATCTATGGATGAAAGATACGAACTTGATAGAAGATtagatacaaaaaattatagaatacTAGCAAAATGTATAGAGAACAACGATTCATATACTTTAGGGTTAAAAAAGGATTTGCCAAAAAATGCagaatacgaaaaaaaagatatatctaaaaatgagaaactggacgaaaaaacaaacaaacaattaaatagaagtttattaaataaggcACAATATTATACAGAAGTTACAGATTATAATAAAGGAatgtttgatggaaaacatttccattttgaaaaaaaatgggttaaaaaaaaagattatgatCATTATCTTGAAAGAAACAGGAGAATTTGtgatatatctttaaaaaaaataaaatttagaaaatatggAATTGGGATTTCTATGTTACTTATTTTTCTCTTGCTGGGAATAGGAATACCCGTATTACCAAAACTGGAATCTTTGAAGAATGCATGGGACAGTATTATAGAAGGTACAACATGGAATACTTTTAAACAATTTATAGATTCATTGATAAAGGGAAAAgaatactatatttttatagcaTTATTTAGCGTGCTTATGATTATGTTATCtattatgattataataAGTACTTACAAGATCTTAagaaataacgaaaaatataataaaattaagttaataaatgagtaa
- the PmUG01_00043400 gene encoding fam-l protein produces the protein MEKKIKSLSFIKFVTFVLLSWIFHFHICVSMNEKSLNECYNNRRKLYTRYYRLLAKYKKIKDSSIVCLKEDIPNGNNDKKDIYSNKKRNTETMKQSNGSPLYNVKGHKQSMKNKTCIFETKKYSNLEKKIFKELDYEDFLRNNRTISNKVYKKIILKKYGLRLILPVLFFLLLLIPIILDISESFALVDELYKALGNYLGKGWTTNLKEWLRKSPLWWLGSIGQNTQGAKRSFIVIPFFRSIIYFLPLFILGVTIILRIVYYHKKVKKYERIKFKQR, from the exons atggagaaaaaaattaagtcactgtcatttattaaatttgttaCGTTTGTCCTTTTAAGTTGgatatttcattttcatatttgtgtg aGTATGAATGAGAAATCTTTGAATGAATGCTACAATAATcgtagaaaattatatacaagaTATTATCGTTTATTGGCAAAATATAAGAAGATTAAGGATTCAAGTATTGTATGtttaaaagaagatataCCAAATGGGAATAAcgataaaaaagatatatatagtaataaaaaaaggaacacaGAAACCATGAAACAATCAAATGGAAGTCcattatataatgttaaaGGTCATAAACAatctatgaaaaataaaacctgtatatttgaaacaaaaaaatattccaatttagaaaaaaaaatattcaaagaacttgattatGAAGATTTTCTCAGAAATAACAGAACAATTAGCAATAaagtttacaaaaaaataatacttaaaaaGTACGGATTACGGCTTATTTTACCtgtattattctttttattattattaatacccATTATATTAGATATATCTGAAAGTTTTGCACTTGTAGATGAGTTATACAAGGCATTGGGAAACTATCTTGGTAAAGGTTGGACAACTAATTTAAAAGAGTGGTTACGGAAATCCCCTTTATGGTGGTTGGGTAGTATAGGACAAAATACTCAAGGAGCTAAGAGGTCTTTCATtgttattcctttttttaggagtataatttattttttacctcTCTTTATATTGGGAGTTACAATTATATTACGAATTGTatattaccataaaaaagttaaaaaatatgaaagaatTAAGTTCAAGCAAAGGTAA
- the PmUG01_00043500 gene encoding fam-l protein: MKQNFKSILFIQNFAFILLTWICHLNNDIGMFSGRTNEKYQFRRKIDTRNYRLLAKHKQDNDLIITGIKVDTPDNEVHKRKDISYNENEKTEQKNLLSRCSSKNEAVNKNAMKNKSCIFETKKYSNMEKKIFKELDYENFIKNNKTISDKLYKKIMFKKYGLRLCLPLLLFSLLLTSLLLDLFVGCGIINCLHMLLHTNNTDCLWHALNTKLNTILNENWAKTIKPFFTVKKLEGGVLKDKVYGAFGLFGYIIYFIPFIIMGVTIISRIIYYHKSVKKYEKIKFRKR, encoded by the exons atGAAACAAAACTTTAAGTCAATcttatttattcaaaattttgcGTTCATTCTTTTAACGTGGATATGCCATCTTAACAATGACATC GGGATGTTTAGCGGACGTACGAATGAGAAATACCAATTTCGCAGAAAAATAGATACGAGAAATTATCGATTACTAGCAAAACATAAACAGGATAATGATTTAATTATTACAGGGATAAAAGTAGATACTCCAGATAATGAAGttcataaaagaaaagatatatcttataatgaaaatgagaaaacagaacaaaaaaatttattaagtaGATGTTCATCAAAAAATGAGgctgttaataaaaatgctatgaaaaataaatcttgtatatttgaaaccaaaaaatattctaatatggaaaaaaaaatattcaaagaacttgattacgagaattttattaaaaataataagactATTAGTGATAAGctctacaaaaaaataatgtttaaaaaatacggATTACGGCTCTGTCtaccattattattgttttcgTTATTATTAACATCACTTTTATTAGATTTATTTGTAGGTTGTGGTATTATAAATTGTTTGCACATGTTACTACACACAAATAATACTGATTGTTTATGGCATGCGTTAaacacaaaattaaatactattttaaatGAGAATTGGGCGAAAACAATAAAACCGTTTTTTactgttaaaaaattagaaggTGGAGTACTTAAAGACAAGGTCTATGGAGCATTTGGTTTATTtggttatataatatatttcataccTTTTATTATAATGGGTGTCACAATTATATCACggattatttattatcataaaagtgttaaaaaatatgaaaaaattaagtttagGAAAAGGTAA
- the PmUG01_00043600 gene encoding fam-m protein, with product MEQKIMFLLFFKISGFIFFLSCISYFNNDSSTFIKYLDENYNNGSKIDKKNYRLLAKYKQYKNYNDVGLKDNIQNKWEHQEKNIYNNKKWGKGKKKQSNRSLLNKAQYYTEFIDYNNGMFDGKHFHFEKKWIKKKDYDNFLEKNRRIRDITLKKIKFKNYGFGVAIFFLFFLIGTGLPILRGIEMSISEENRKKQQFLFEFIGKLKEIMQLDEGTIYLILFGVVIIILSVIVIIAIYKILRNNEKYKKIKLMTE from the exons atggaacaaaaaattatgtttctcctattttttaaaatttctgggtttattttttttttatcttgtaTAAGTTATTTTAACAATGATAGT agTACGTTTATCAAATATTTAGATGAGAACTATAATAATGGTAgcaaaatagataaaaaaaattatagattactggcaaaatataaacagtATAAGAATTACAACGATGTAGgtttaaaagataatatacaaaataaatgggagcatcaagaaaaaaatatatataataataaaaaatggggaaaaggaaaaaaaaaacagtcTAATAgaagtttattaaataaggcACAATACTACACAGAATTCatagattataataatggaatgtttgatggaaaacattttcattttgaaaaaaaatggataaaaaaaaaagattatgataattttcttgaaaaaaacaGAAGAATTCGTGatataactttaaaaaaaataaaatttaaaaattacggATTTGGAGttgcaatattttttcttttttttctgataGGCACAGGATTACCCATATTACGTGGAATTGAAATGTCCATTAGTgaagaaaatagaaaaaagcaGCAGTTTCTTTTTGAATTTAtaggaaaattaaaagaaataatgcAATTAGATGAAGGAACTATTTATCTAATATTATTTGGAGtagttataattatattatcgGTCATTGTTATAATAGCGATTTATAagattttaagaaataatgaaaaatataaaaaaattaagttaatgACGgagtaa
- the PmUG01_00043800 gene encoding STP1 protein yields the protein MFRYDPFFNKIRNTIIEKTSSLSNVNDKQNFRKECLALADYLVKNKSPPSYYSNQKKRWEGAIRDWNEKYYKGLTKHGGCFMIFEEEEKKILELIYEAEDFCEEKIKKKPEHSCIQKARDNPNNCDSKCSTEISEYNEWIIERKNYFTKTKKQIYEKCRKNNQVLPFPKKTCDVRKPETFKQIPVCNTQKPVTQEKSLQVPNEQQYSAKSQVLPIVESQKSTVPKNSEENLPLHHGSSTDIGTTLIAGDQYEHHAESQEPKLSESLDSGMQSQKSPDSLSTTVISEQTTTVDTNLQHSKGEISNPPRGTESPNSTLLVGTVPFQKSEKLEEINKNQIISQSQESPVIVPSSHAPIELPRTAGSINATYFYIYATNKLNNIFIYKTITGQEQNSSVINTPSILITVLLIMVFSIFIKYALIVMFKKKKKIKRKQMKFLRILLPSCSKRKRIFLTNDQLVQQKYNNKEITKKIKLQEHNIKQKVNSSKSKTERTKTIIEVHMEVLQEFRKEEWELKKREYLEICLDEFTKEKNTTYPNLKDDQLFVEYTKNTTGTEESITLCNKWIERHKNLSEQLKKEDWFNSLKNEWKIERDYIKRTKELDNSIPNDTQNISSLETEKNIWRQWISKKSRIIEHYLEYEWFSGLTEELQNTLDEYGNDKNKNNVSLINLDELEQKGSSEELYKNIKKKLLEKLCILVLMTILEECRKEENTENSESYLDNSINDCKLGKNIYGNSGITENINKDIGNVLEYMENKESYSNKVEEPFIQELNDWIREENTYINFINN from the exons ATGTTCCGTTATGatccattttttaataaaattagaaatacAATAATAGAGAAAACTAGTTCCTTAAGTAATGTGAAtgataaacaaaattttagGAAAGAGTGTCTAGCTCTGGCTGATTATctagttaaaaataaatctccTCCATCTTATTATAgcaatcaaaaaaaaagatgggAAGGAGCCATAAGGGATTGGAACGAAAAATACTATAAAGGGCTAACTAAACATGGAGGGTGTTTTATGATTTTcgaagaggaagaaaaaaaaattttagaattaatatatgaagcGGAAGATTTCTGTGaggagaaaataaaaaaaaaaccagAACATAGTTGCATTCAGAAAGCACGCGATAATCCAAATAATTGTGATAGTAAGTGTTCAACAGAAATTAGTGAATATAACGAGTGGATTATAGAGAGAAAGAACTATTTTACAAAAactaaaaaacaaatttatgaaaagtGCAGAAAAAACAATCAAGTATTACCATTTCCAAAAAAAACTTGTGATGTACGTAAACCTGAAACATTTAAACAAATTCCTGTATGCAATACACAAAAGCCCGTTACACAAGAAAAATCTTTACAAGTACCAAACGAACAACAATATTCAGCTAAATCTCAAGTTCTCCCTATAGTAGAATCTCAAAAATCAACTGTACCAAAAAATAGTGAAGAAAATCTACCCCTACATCACGGTTCAAGTACAGATATTGGAACTACACTAATCGCAGGTGATCAATATGAACATCATGCTGAATCACAAGAACCAAAACTTTCTGAATCTTTGGATTCAGGAATGCAATCTCAAAAATCACCAGATTCTTTATCTACTACTGTAATATCCGAACAGACAACTACTGTAGATACGAATTTACAACATTCAAAGGGTGAAATATCAAACCCTCCCCGAGGTACAGAATCGCCAAATTCAACATTACTAGTAGGTACTGTACCTTTCCAAAAAAGTGAGAAATTAGAAGAAATCAATAAGAATCAAATTATTTCTCAATCTCAAGAATCACCAGTCATTGTTCCGTCATCTCATGCCCCAATTGAATTACCTAGAACAGCAGGTAGTATTAATgctacttatttttatatatatgcaacaaataaactaaataatatatttatttataaaactaTTACAGGTCAAGAACAAAATTCATCTGTAATAAACACACCATCTATTTTAATAACCGTTCTTCTTATTATggtattttccatttttattaaa TATGCTTTAATAGTgatgttcaaaaaaaaaaaaaagataaagagAAAACAAATGAAATTCCTTAGAATACTACTACCTTCTTGCTCtaagagaaaaagaatatttttaacaaatgaTCAATTGGttcaacaaaaatataataataaagaaatcaccaaaaaaataaaattacaagaacataacataaaacaaaaagtaaaCTCCTCAAAGAGTAAAACGGAAAGGACAAAAACTATTATAGAAGTACATATGGAAGTGCTTCAAGAATTCAGAAAAGAAGAAtgggaattaaaaaaaagagaatatttGGAAATATGCTTAGATGAGTtcacaaaagaaaaaaatacaaccTATCCTAATTTAAAAGACGATCAACTATTCGTAGAATATACTAAAAACACTACAGGCACTGAAGAATCCATAACTTTATGCAATAAGTGGATAGAAAGACACAAAAATCTTTCtgaacaattaaaaaaagaagattgGTTCAACAGCttgaaaaatgaatggaaaaTAGAACGAGATTACATAAAAAGAACTAAAGAATTAGATAATAGTATTCCAAATGACACTCAAAATATTTCATCATtagaaacagaaaaaaatatatggagACAATGGATATCAAAGAAGAGTCGGATTATAGAGCACTATTTGGAATATGAATGGTTTAGCGGATTAACGGAAGAATTACAGAATACCTTGGATGAATATGGAAatgacaaaaataaaaataatgtatcaCTAATTAATTTGGATGAGTTGGAACAAAAAGGAAGTAGTGAAGaactatataaaaacataaaaaaaaaattactagaAAAACTGTGTATACTTGTACTTATGACAATATTAGAAGAATGCAGAAAGGAGGAGAATACAGAGAATAGTGAATCATATTTGGATAATTCCATAAATGATTGCAAgttaggaaaaaatatttatggaAATTCAGGAATTAcagaaaacataaataaagatatagGAAATGTTTTGGAGTACATGGAAAATAAGGAATCTTATAGCAATAAAGTAGAAGAACCTTTTATACAGGAACTGAATGATTGGATAAGAgaagaaaatacatatataaattttataaacaattag
- the PmUG01_00043900 gene encoding fam-m protein: protein MMEQKIKLISFNKTTMFFVLIWICNFNNDFNIFNKYLANENNFNKTLYTITYRLLVKYKEDKNSNITQLKVGMPDNWKSDKENISINIKRNKGKNKQSNSSLLNRATYYTEVVDYNDGMFDGKHFHFEKRWIKKKDYNTFLEKNNRIRDIALRKIKFRNYGFGVFIFFIFFLLGIGLPILKALPSYSALEEKLAFIKSFWDYIEKPFEYIVKKEEAFALFFFVLIIILGAILIIAIPKILRNNEKYKKIKLMTE, encoded by the exons atgatggaacaaaaaattaagttaatcTCATTTAACAAAACTACTATGTTTTTCGTTTTAATATGGATATGCAATTTTAACAATGATTTC aatatttttaataaatatttggcTAATGagaacaattttaataagaCATTATATACAATAACTTATAGATTACtagtaaaatataaggaagacaaaaattcaaatattaCACAGTTAAAAGTGGGTATGCCAGACAATTGGAAGTCggataaagaaaatatatctattaatataaaaagaaataaaggaaaaaataaacaatctAATAGTAGTCTATTAAATAGGGCTACATATTATACAGAAGTCGTAGATTATAATGATGGAatgtttgatggaaaacatttccattttgaaaaaagatggatcaaaaaaaaagattataacacttttcttgaaaaaaacaatagAATTAGGGATATAgctttaagaaaaataaaatttagaaattaCGGATTTGgagttttcatattttttatttttttcttgttggGAATAGGATTACCCATATTAAAAGCACTACCTTCATATAGTGCACTTGAAGAAAAATTAGCTTTTATAAAAAGCTTTTGGgattatatagaaaaaccTTTCGAGTATATAGTAAAGAAAGAAGAAGcttttgcattatttttttttgttcttatcATTATATTAGGTGCTATTCTTATAATAGCTATTCCCAAGATCTtgagaaataatgaaaaatataaaaagattaaGTTAATGACtgagtaa